A single genomic interval of Haloactinospora alba harbors:
- a CDS encoding BlaI/MecI/CopY family transcriptional regulator: protein MNRLGDLERAVMDVLWQHNEPLTVREVGRALSERDLAHTTVMTVLDRLAKKGVVARNREGRAWRYSPAASRENYVSEMMIDALDQTGDRDAALAAFVRSMSGNEAQALRRALAEVDDPRT from the coding sequence ATGAATCGGCTCGGTGACCTCGAACGCGCGGTGATGGATGTACTGTGGCAACACAACGAGCCGCTGACAGTACGGGAGGTGGGACGTGCCCTGTCCGAACGGGACCTGGCGCACACCACGGTCATGACGGTGCTCGACCGGCTGGCGAAGAAGGGCGTCGTCGCCAGGAACCGCGAGGGCCGCGCGTGGCGCTACAGCCCGGCCGCGAGCCGGGAGAACTACGTGTCGGAGATGATGATCGACGCCCTGGACCAGACCGGCGACCGGGACGCCGCCCTGGCCGCGTTCGTACGCTCGATGAGCGGCAACGAGGCCCAAGCACTGCGCCGCGCGCTAGCGGAAGTCGACGACCCGAGGACCTAA
- a CDS encoding GIDE domain-containing protein, with amino-acid sequence MLAIGAVLLAGAAILAPVAVTAVRGWLRRRAAADLRPETMASRAGETLSLRGTAVPGPAGALESRLVSSECVWHGHEVRRHYWPLPRDVGEGDTVERTYDPIAEYGSTDPFGIASPAGGPRGRGRPVLVDPTDAEVAGPDMCLQRVVQRPQRGVPAPADDLLPRVKGQIVGLFRGETIEFEYREWVLRPGAPITVHGALEERGGALVLTAPSDGRLRIEQHGTTAPEARGGAAGALLLSAAAGLAAVAGLVLVLAGL; translated from the coding sequence ATGCTGGCGATCGGTGCGGTCCTCCTGGCCGGTGCGGCGATCCTGGCCCCCGTGGCCGTCACCGCCGTGCGCGGGTGGCTGCGGAGGCGCGCGGCCGCTGACCTCCGCCCCGAGACGATGGCCTCCCGCGCAGGCGAGACCCTCAGCCTCCGGGGCACCGCCGTGCCCGGACCGGCCGGCGCCCTGGAGTCGCGGCTGGTGAGCAGCGAGTGCGTGTGGCACGGCCACGAGGTGCGCCGCCACTACTGGCCGCTGCCCCGGGACGTGGGCGAGGGCGACACGGTCGAACGCACCTACGACCCCATCGCCGAGTACGGCTCCACGGACCCCTTCGGCATCGCCAGCCCCGCCGGAGGCCCGCGCGGACGCGGGCGCCCCGTGCTGGTCGACCCCACGGACGCCGAGGTCGCCGGCCCCGACATGTGCCTGCAACGCGTGGTGCAGCGGCCCCAGCGCGGCGTTCCCGCCCCCGCCGACGACCTCCTGCCCCGCGTCAAGGGCCAGATCGTGGGGCTGTTCCGCGGCGAGACCATCGAGTTCGAGTACCGCGAGTGGGTGCTCCGTCCCGGCGCCCCCATCACCGTGCACGGCGCGCTGGAGGAGCGCGGCGGCGCCCTCGTGCTCACCGCCCCCTCCGACGGGCGGCTGCGGATCGAACAGCACGGCACCACCGCGCCCGAGGCGCGCGGTGGTGCCGCGGGGGCGCTGCTCCTCAGCGCGGCGGCGGGCCTCGCCGCCGTCGCGGGCCTCGTCCTGGTCCTCGCCGGGCTCTGA
- a CDS encoding O-acetyl-ADP-ribose deacetylase produces MDIRLVQGDITEQDVDAVVNAANSSLLGGGGVDGAIHRAGGHEILEECRALRASSYGKGLPAGQAVATTAGKLPARWVIHTVGPVYSTNEDRSETLASCYRESLRVAAELGARSVAFPAISTGAYGWPAEDGARIAVRTTRDSSVTVGHVRFVLAGERMYEIFERALAETGTAPHS; encoded by the coding sequence ATGGACATCCGCCTCGTGCAGGGCGACATCACCGAGCAGGACGTCGACGCCGTCGTCAACGCCGCCAACTCCTCGCTGCTCGGCGGCGGGGGCGTGGACGGCGCCATCCACCGCGCGGGCGGCCACGAGATCCTCGAGGAGTGCCGCGCGCTGCGCGCCTCGAGTTACGGCAAGGGCCTGCCCGCCGGGCAGGCGGTCGCGACGACGGCGGGCAAGCTCCCGGCGCGCTGGGTGATCCACACGGTCGGGCCGGTGTACAGCACGAACGAGGACCGTTCCGAGACGCTGGCCTCGTGCTACCGCGAGTCCCTGCGGGTGGCGGCGGAGCTGGGAGCCCGCAGTGTCGCGTTCCCGGCGATCTCCACCGGGGCCTACGGCTGGCCAGCCGAGGACGGGGCACGGATCGCTGTCCGGACAACACGGGATTCCTCGGTTACAGTAGGTCATGTCCGTTTTGTGCTTGCCGGGGAGCGTATGTACGAGATTTTCGAGCGCGCGCTCGCGGAAACCGGCACGGCACCACACTCCTGA
- a CDS encoding nitrobindin family protein, producing MSTVHPELEKLSFLIGRWEGVGVAGYPDMEEFQFGQEVEFSHDGRPFLTYRSRVWRMNQDGSLGEFVTAENGYWRMRPAETREQDPDSDQPTVHLEVLLSHPEGFTEVYLGNVFANRVELTSDAVLSTETGMQATASHRLYGLFGDNRETLGYAWDLAARGHEMQSYMSAQLKQAGT from the coding sequence ATGAGTACTGTACACCCCGAGCTGGAGAAGCTGTCGTTTCTGATCGGCCGCTGGGAGGGGGTCGGCGTCGCCGGCTACCCCGACATGGAGGAGTTCCAGTTCGGCCAGGAAGTGGAGTTCAGCCACGACGGGCGGCCGTTTCTGACCTACCGCAGCCGCGTGTGGCGGATGAACCAGGACGGCTCGCTGGGCGAGTTCGTGACCGCCGAGAACGGCTACTGGCGGATGCGCCCCGCCGAGACGCGGGAACAGGACCCCGACAGCGACCAGCCGACCGTGCACCTGGAGGTTCTGCTGTCGCACCCGGAGGGCTTCACCGAGGTCTACCTCGGCAACGTGTTCGCCAACCGGGTGGAACTCACCAGCGACGCCGTGCTGAGCACCGAGACCGGGATGCAGGCCACCGCCAGCCACCGGCTGTACGGGCTGTTCGGCGACAACCGGGAGACCCTGGGCTACGCCTGGGACCTGGCCGCGCGCGGCCACGAGATGCAGTCCTACATGTCGGCCCAGCTGAAACAGGCGGGGACGTAA
- a CDS encoding alpha/beta hydrolase, which yields MFTTLSRATTVLVASSLLVATAGTVATFHDGRLRPDMATHASGASGAGPGATAPAVQPRPGEVDVCDEPSSEDIVKVPDKGAPDGERSIWVRRPPGSDNEDTPVLYLLHGSTTSHLTLRDADLGPILDEAMCSSGVEFVVAAPHGQEVGGSDTEWGDDVDGDFNIESFVTEKAVKAVEGDDRRPRSLRAIGGFSMGGYGAAALPLRHPELYSQAVSWAGYFKVDDPSNTFGSDTDQHAPDQLLDEPGVQDIRFMLIEGKDDHTPLQEGSIHGEAKRFASMLRDRDMTVRTAFPEGDHSFTTWNPTVPEAVEFLTEGWSDPRTGQQRGN from the coding sequence GTGTTCACGACGCTCTCCCGCGCGACAACGGTTCTCGTGGCATCCTCACTCCTGGTAGCCACGGCGGGAACCGTCGCCACCTTCCACGACGGGCGGCTGCGGCCGGACATGGCCACCCACGCCAGCGGCGCCAGCGGCGCCGGCCCGGGGGCCACCGCCCCCGCGGTCCAACCCCGCCCCGGGGAGGTGGACGTCTGTGACGAGCCCAGCTCCGAGGACATCGTGAAGGTGCCGGACAAGGGCGCGCCGGACGGGGAACGCTCCATCTGGGTGCGGCGCCCGCCCGGTTCGGACAACGAGGACACCCCCGTGCTGTACCTGCTGCACGGCTCCACCACCAGCCACCTGACGCTCAGGGACGCCGACCTCGGGCCGATACTGGACGAGGCGATGTGCTCCAGCGGGGTGGAGTTCGTGGTGGCCGCCCCGCACGGCCAGGAGGTCGGCGGCAGCGACACCGAGTGGGGCGACGACGTCGACGGGGACTTCAACATCGAGTCGTTCGTCACGGAGAAGGCGGTGAAAGCCGTCGAGGGGGACGACCGCCGCCCCCGCTCCCTGCGCGCCATCGGCGGCTTCTCCATGGGCGGGTACGGCGCCGCGGCCCTGCCGCTGCGCCACCCCGAGCTGTACTCCCAGGCGGTGAGCTGGGCCGGGTACTTCAAGGTCGACGACCCCAGCAACACCTTCGGGAGCGACACCGACCAGCACGCTCCCGACCAGCTGCTGGACGAACCCGGGGTGCAAGACATCCGGTTCATGCTCATCGAGGGGAAGGACGACCACACCCCGCTGCAGGAGGGCAGCATCCACGGCGAGGCGAAACGCTTCGCCTCGATGCTGCGGGACCGTGACATGACGGTACGGACCGCCTTCCCCGAGGGGGACCACAGCTTCACCACCTGGAACCCCACCGTCCCGGAGGCTGTGGAGTTCCTCACCGAGGGCTGGAGCGACCCCCGGACCGGACAGCAGCGGGGGAACTGA
- a CDS encoding Fur family transcriptional regulator produces the protein MSHHTWREELRSRGYRVTPQRQLVLEAVRELEHATPDAICATVQKTASGLNLSTVYRTLDLLESVGLVTHTHLGGSSSSYHLAEEADHLHVVCRGCGDVSDTALDLADGLVQRLREEIGFDADARHLTVFGTCRSCRDGGTGA, from the coding sequence ATGTCGCACCACACCTGGCGCGAGGAGTTGCGTTCCCGCGGCTACCGCGTGACCCCCCAGCGGCAGCTCGTCCTCGAGGCGGTCCGGGAGCTGGAGCACGCGACCCCGGACGCCATCTGCGCCACCGTGCAGAAAACGGCCTCCGGGCTGAACCTCTCCACCGTGTACCGGACCCTCGACCTACTGGAGAGTGTGGGGTTGGTCACCCACACCCACCTCGGCGGGTCCTCCTCCTCGTACCACCTCGCCGAGGAGGCCGACCACCTGCACGTGGTGTGCCGCGGGTGCGGGGACGTCTCCGACACCGCGCTCGACCTGGCGGACGGCCTCGTGCAGCGGCTGCGCGAGGAGATCGGGTTCGACGCGGACGCGCGCCACCTCACCGTGTTCGGCACGTGCCGCTCCTGCCGCGACGGTGGCACCGGCGCATAG
- a CDS encoding DUF2516 family protein, with protein sequence MAAASFFGSLWILIYIAIFVASLYALVDAARTPAEAFPAMDKQTKKLWLILLGVGTFISLSAVLAGQRMFVFLALIAALIYLLDVRPAVSGIRRSDGRW encoded by the coding sequence GTGGCCGCAGCATCGTTCTTCGGGTCCCTCTGGATACTCATCTACATAGCGATCTTCGTGGCGAGCCTGTACGCCCTCGTCGACGCGGCACGCACCCCCGCCGAGGCGTTCCCCGCCATGGACAAGCAGACGAAGAAACTATGGCTGATCCTGCTCGGCGTGGGGACCTTCATCTCGTTGAGCGCCGTCCTCGCCGGACAGCGGATGTTCGTGTTCCTGGCCCTCATCGCCGCCCTGATCTACCTCCTCGACGTCCGGCCCGCCGTGAGCGGGATCAGGCGCTCCGACGGCCGCTGGTGA
- a CDS encoding phosphoglyceromutase, translating to MGTLVLLRHGESVWNAEGLFTGWVDVDLSVAGEEEARKGGELLRDAGLRPSVVHTSVLKRAIRTANIALEAADLHWLPVRRSWRLNERHYGALQGKNKAQTREAYGEEQFMVWRRSFDTPPPRIADDDAYSQVGETRYADLPPELMPRTECLADVVQRMLPYWYDAIVPELAAGGTVLVAAHGNSLRALVKHLDSVDDETITGLNIPTGIPLVYELDENFTPRTKGGEYLDPQAAASAIEAVKSQGAR from the coding sequence ATGGGGACTCTGGTTTTGCTGCGACACGGCGAAAGTGTCTGGAACGCCGAAGGACTGTTCACCGGCTGGGTGGACGTGGACCTCTCCGTCGCCGGTGAGGAAGAAGCGCGCAAGGGCGGTGAGCTGCTGCGCGACGCGGGCCTGCGCCCCAGCGTGGTGCACACCTCGGTGCTCAAACGCGCCATCCGGACCGCGAACATCGCGCTGGAGGCCGCCGACCTGCACTGGCTTCCGGTGCGGCGCTCGTGGCGGCTCAACGAGCGCCACTACGGTGCGCTGCAGGGCAAGAACAAGGCCCAGACGCGTGAGGCCTACGGCGAGGAGCAGTTCATGGTCTGGCGCCGCTCCTTCGACACCCCTCCCCCGCGGATCGCCGACGACGACGCCTACTCCCAGGTGGGTGAGACGCGCTACGCCGACCTGCCGCCGGAGCTGATGCCGCGCACCGAGTGCCTGGCCGACGTCGTCCAGCGGATGCTGCCGTACTGGTACGACGCGATCGTGCCGGAGCTGGCGGCGGGAGGGACCGTGCTGGTGGCCGCGCACGGCAACTCCCTGCGCGCGCTGGTGAAGCACCTGGACAGTGTCGACGACGAGACCATCACGGGGCTGAACATCCCGACCGGTATCCCGCTGGTGTACGAGCTCGACGAGAACTTCACCCCGCGCACGAAGGGCGGCGAGTACCTCGACCCCCAGGCCGCCGCCTCCGCGATCGAGGCCGTGAAGAGCCAGGGAGCGCGGTAA
- a CDS encoding neutral zinc metallopeptidase, whose product MTPTRRRAALYAALCVLVLALSGLAWTASSGNGRPDGEEATEAGAGPKGGSGSPTQQADTQRPSGARALVTNPLYSTGRLSPLPCPAPDLEVDDPGSMERFLTTVADCLDDTWSAQFAKAGISFEPPGRGFWTEPGTSPCRDYPSSAGAFYCRTDQTVYIGTADVAEKWGGEENSAVYASLLAHEYAHHVQGEAGLLEYYHEQRRREDDPAEQSAWTRKSELQANCLSGAFLGAVEVSYPLDDADREAVLEDAAATADEEDAPPGERTHGNPDNSRLWLHTGMEKQAPGACNTWAVSNDELLR is encoded by the coding sequence TTGACTCCGACACGACGCCGCGCGGCGCTCTACGCCGCCCTCTGCGTGCTCGTCCTCGCCCTCTCCGGGCTGGCGTGGACCGCGTCCTCCGGTAACGGCCGACCGGATGGAGAGGAGGCCACGGAGGCGGGCGCGGGTCCGAAGGGCGGTTCCGGCTCTCCCACGCAACAGGCGGACACGCAGCGGCCCTCCGGGGCCCGGGCGCTGGTGACCAACCCGCTGTACAGCACGGGCCGCCTCTCCCCGCTGCCCTGCCCCGCTCCCGACCTCGAGGTGGACGACCCCGGCTCGATGGAGCGCTTCCTGACCACCGTCGCCGACTGCCTGGACGACACCTGGTCGGCCCAGTTCGCCAAGGCGGGGATCTCGTTCGAGCCACCCGGCCGCGGTTTCTGGACCGAGCCCGGAACCAGCCCCTGCCGGGACTACCCCTCCTCCGCCGGCGCGTTCTACTGCCGCACCGACCAGACGGTCTACATCGGCACCGCCGACGTCGCGGAGAAGTGGGGCGGGGAGGAGAACAGCGCCGTCTACGCCTCGCTGCTCGCCCACGAGTACGCCCACCACGTGCAGGGCGAGGCGGGGCTGCTGGAGTACTACCACGAGCAGCGCCGCCGCGAGGACGACCCGGCGGAGCAGAGCGCCTGGACGCGCAAGAGCGAGCTGCAGGCCAACTGCCTGTCCGGCGCGTTCCTCGGCGCGGTCGAGGTCAGCTACCCCCTCGACGACGCCGACCGGGAGGCCGTGCTGGAGGACGCCGCGGCCACGGCCGACGAGGAGGACGCCCCGCCCGGGGAGCGCACCCACGGCAACCCCGACAACAGCAGGCTGTGGCTGCACACGGGGATGGAGAAGCAGGCGCCCGGAGCGTGCAACACGTGGGCCGTGTCCAACGACGAACTGCTGCGATAG
- the mshA gene encoding D-inositol-3-phosphate glycosyltransferase, whose translation MPDSPSATDTRTASTGAPEGPGRIATISLHTSPLEQPGSGDAGGMNVYIVEVAKRLADRGVAVDVFTRATHPDQPPAVEMHPGVTVRHVPAGPFGDLGKEALAHHLCPFIFGVLQTEANQERGHYDLVHGHYWLSGRAGLAVARRWGVPMVQSMHTLARVKNMALAEGDSPEPETRVRGETQLVRSADHLIANTGDEARQLVSHYEADPQRVSTVPPGVDLDMFTPGSRRDALRRIGLDADTELLLFVGRVQRLKAPDVLLRSAAELLRRDPGLRRRLVIGVVGGLSGGDTAEPRRLSALADTLGIADIVRMEPPRSRRDLADFYRAATATVVPSYSESFGLVAVESQACGTPVVASRVGGLPLAVRDGVSGVLVDGHAPRDYARALHRVITEPESRDRMGRAGVEHAARLSWSATVDKLLGVYGGALRQEPLAAAVSQ comes from the coding sequence GTGCCGGACAGTCCGAGCGCGACCGACACACGAACAGCGAGTACCGGCGCCCCGGAGGGTCCGGGACGGATCGCCACCATCAGTCTGCACACCTCCCCCCTGGAGCAACCCGGCAGCGGGGACGCCGGCGGCATGAACGTCTACATCGTCGAGGTCGCCAAGCGTCTGGCCGACCGCGGCGTCGCCGTGGACGTGTTCACCCGCGCCACCCACCCCGACCAGCCGCCCGCCGTGGAGATGCACCCCGGAGTGACCGTCCGGCACGTCCCGGCCGGCCCGTTCGGGGACCTGGGCAAGGAGGCGCTGGCGCACCACCTGTGCCCGTTCATCTTCGGGGTGCTGCAGACCGAGGCGAACCAGGAGCGCGGCCACTACGACCTGGTGCACGGGCACTACTGGCTGTCCGGGCGCGCCGGCCTCGCCGTCGCGCGCCGGTGGGGGGTGCCCATGGTGCAGTCGATGCACACCCTCGCCAGGGTCAAGAACATGGCGCTCGCCGAGGGTGACAGCCCCGAACCGGAGACGCGGGTGCGCGGGGAGACCCAGCTCGTCCGCAGCGCGGACCACCTCATCGCCAACACCGGCGACGAGGCGCGGCAGCTGGTCAGTCACTACGAGGCCGACCCGCAGCGGGTCAGCACGGTGCCGCCCGGTGTGGACCTGGACATGTTCACCCCCGGCTCGCGCCGGGACGCGCTGCGCCGCATCGGTCTGGACGCTGACACCGAGCTGCTGCTGTTCGTGGGGCGGGTGCAGCGCCTCAAGGCCCCCGACGTGCTGCTGCGTTCCGCCGCCGAACTGCTGCGGCGCGACCCGGGGCTGCGCCGCCGGCTGGTAATCGGCGTCGTGGGCGGCCTCTCCGGGGGCGACACCGCCGAGCCGCGCCGGTTGAGCGCGCTGGCCGACACGTTGGGGATCGCCGACATCGTCCGCATGGAACCGCCCCGTTCCCGGCGGGATCTCGCCGACTTCTACCGGGCGGCGACCGCGACCGTGGTGCCGTCCTACTCGGAGTCGTTCGGCCTGGTCGCGGTGGAGTCCCAGGCGTGCGGCACCCCGGTCGTCGCCTCCCGGGTGGGCGGGCTTCCCTTGGCGGTGCGCGACGGTGTCTCCGGAGTGCTCGTCGACGGGCACGCGCCGCGGGACTACGCCCGCGCCCTGCACCGCGTCATCACCGAACCGGAGTCGCGGGACCGGATGGGCCGTGCGGGGGTCGAGCACGCCGCGCGACTAAGCTGGTCGGCGACCGTGGACAAACTACTCGGCGTCTACGGTGGGGCGCTGCGCCAGGAGCCGCTCGCCGCGGCAGTCAGCCAGTAA
- a CDS encoding M56 family metallopeptidase, protein MVSAALLTTIAVGCLIAAARLRRASWPLRGPYVAVIAWQALGLAWGISTIGALLAFGLAPYGQGVVNGLIALARDAFSHGFYLSGLADTPFGATQVAAIVLAFGLATLLFYGIVVSTVHVLRTRRRHHNLLTLVARDDPDVPGARVLDHPTAAAYCLPGVLRSQVVVSAGALEVLERSELAAVLAHEHAHLRQRHDLVLLPFSSLKRALPRVRLVETWYRAVSLLIEMCADDQALRERSRSELASALMRFGTAGNTSVPAGAMGAATTERPEVVTRVSRLVHPREGLSRTAAAAVLASASVLMVTTLSLWHLPL, encoded by the coding sequence ATGGTCAGTGCCGCTCTGCTCACCACCATCGCGGTCGGCTGCCTGATCGCCGCGGCACGGCTCCGCAGGGCGTCATGGCCGCTACGCGGCCCCTACGTCGCCGTCATCGCCTGGCAGGCGCTCGGTCTGGCGTGGGGCATCTCCACCATCGGAGCGCTGCTGGCGTTCGGCCTCGCCCCCTACGGCCAGGGGGTGGTCAACGGCCTGATCGCGCTGGCCCGCGACGCCTTCAGCCACGGTTTCTACCTGTCCGGGCTCGCCGACACCCCGTTCGGCGCCACACAGGTGGCGGCGATCGTGCTCGCCTTCGGACTCGCCACCCTGCTGTTCTACGGGATCGTGGTGTCGACCGTGCACGTGCTGCGGACCCGGCGGCGCCACCACAACCTGCTCACCCTCGTCGCCCGCGACGACCCGGACGTTCCCGGGGCCCGCGTCCTCGACCACCCCACGGCCGCCGCCTACTGCCTTCCCGGGGTGCTGCGCTCGCAGGTCGTGGTCAGCGCCGGCGCGCTGGAGGTCCTGGAACGCAGCGAACTCGCCGCGGTACTCGCCCACGAGCACGCCCACCTGCGACAGCGCCACGACCTGGTGCTGCTGCCGTTCTCCTCGCTCAAACGCGCCCTGCCGCGCGTGCGGCTGGTCGAGACGTGGTACCGGGCCGTGTCCCTGCTCATCGAGATGTGCGCCGACGACCAGGCGCTGCGGGAACGGTCCCGCAGCGAGCTCGCGAGCGCTCTCATGCGGTTCGGCACGGCCGGCAACACCTCGGTGCCCGCCGGCGCGATGGGGGCCGCCACCACCGAACGCCCCGAGGTCGTCACCCGCGTCTCCCGCCTGGTCCACCCCCGCGAGGGCCTCTCCCGGACGGCCGCCGCCGCGGTGCTCGCCTCCGCCTCCGTCCTGATGGTCACAACCCTGTCGCTGTGGCACCTGCCGCTGTGA
- the ygfZ gene encoding CAF17-like 4Fe-4S cluster assembly/insertion protein YgfZ → MKSPLLTRPKAVAADAPDTGVAAHYGEPAQEGRALEYGSAWIDRSNRGVVRVTGPDRLSWLHSLTSQYLDGLEPGAATEALIMDTKGHFRFHMAVLEDGEAVWLHTEPDAGADLAAFLDSMRFMLRVEVTDLSEDRAVLTLVGPEREEALASVSGRLDDTPVRSADGETDLFLPTAALAPITEALTGAGVRPAGIWAYEAHRIAEHRPRLGLDTDHKAIPHEMGWIGPAVHLEKGCYPGQETVARVHNLGRPPRRLVMLHLDGTADRLPEHGANVELDGRSVGTVGSSGRHHELGPIALALVKRNVPTESQFTVDGIAAAQETIVDPDTGANVEINLRRRPD, encoded by the coding sequence ATGAAATCGCCGTTGTTGACCCGCCCCAAGGCCGTCGCCGCCGATGCCCCCGACACCGGTGTCGCCGCCCACTACGGCGAGCCCGCCCAGGAGGGGCGGGCGCTGGAGTACGGGTCGGCCTGGATCGACCGGTCGAACCGGGGGGTCGTGCGCGTCACCGGCCCCGACCGGCTCAGCTGGCTGCACAGCCTCACCAGCCAGTACCTGGACGGCCTGGAGCCCGGTGCCGCGACCGAGGCCCTCATCATGGACACCAAGGGCCACTTCCGGTTCCACATGGCTGTCCTCGAGGACGGGGAGGCCGTGTGGCTGCACACCGAACCGGACGCGGGCGCCGACCTGGCGGCGTTCCTCGACTCGATGCGGTTCATGCTCCGCGTGGAGGTGACCGACCTCAGCGAGGACCGCGCCGTCCTCACCCTGGTCGGCCCGGAGCGTGAGGAGGCACTCGCCTCGGTCAGCGGACGGCTGGACGACACCCCCGTGCGGTCCGCCGACGGCGAGACCGACCTGTTCCTGCCCACCGCGGCCCTCGCCCCCATCACCGAGGCGCTCACCGGCGCCGGCGTGCGCCCGGCCGGGATCTGGGCCTACGAGGCGCACCGGATCGCCGAGCACCGCCCCCGCCTCGGGCTGGACACCGACCACAAGGCCATCCCGCACGAGATGGGCTGGATCGGGCCCGCCGTCCACCTGGAAAAGGGGTGCTACCCGGGCCAGGAGACGGTGGCGCGGGTGCACAACCTGGGGCGGCCGCCGCGCCGGCTCGTGATGCTGCACCTGGACGGCACGGCGGACCGCCTGCCCGAGCACGGAGCCAACGTCGAGCTGGACGGCCGCTCCGTGGGCACCGTCGGCTCCTCGGGCCGCCACCACGAGCTGGGGCCGATCGCCCTGGCGCTGGTGAAACGCAACGTACCCACGGAGTCCCAGTTCACCGTGGACGGCATCGCCGCCGCCCAGGAGACCATCGTCGACCCGGACACCGGCGCCAACGTGGAGATCAACCTGCGCCGCCGCCCGGACTGA
- a CDS encoding DsrE family protein gives MSRSLVVKVTSGEDAAERCNQAFTVAATAVASGVDVSLWLTGEASWFAVPGEARKFSLPHAAPLHDLLESVLAGGRVILCSQCAARRQLTEEDLVSGIRIAGAPAFVEEVTAEGVQALVY, from the coding sequence ATGAGCCGTTCATTGGTGGTCAAGGTCACATCGGGTGAGGACGCCGCCGAGCGTTGCAACCAGGCGTTCACGGTGGCGGCGACAGCGGTGGCGAGCGGGGTCGACGTGTCCCTGTGGCTGACGGGGGAAGCCAGCTGGTTCGCGGTACCGGGCGAGGCGAGGAAGTTCTCCCTGCCGCACGCCGCGCCGCTGCACGACCTGCTGGAGAGCGTCCTCGCCGGGGGGCGGGTCATCCTGTGCAGCCAGTGCGCCGCGCGGCGCCAGCTCACCGAGGAGGACCTCGTCTCCGGCATCCGCATCGCCGGAGCGCCCGCGTTCGTGGAGGAGGTGACGGCCGAGGGGGTCCAGGCGCTGGTGTACTGA
- a CDS encoding type III secretion system chaperone family protein, which produces MSSQAHTDAAAAVEAAVADAGLEAERPRPDAFLVTLPGQRKLKTLVWLNIGEHSMLLKTFFCRQPDENHAGFYQWLMRKNADMYGMAFSADEVGDVYLVGRIPLAAVTAEEVDRLLGCALTYSDENFNTALELGFASSIRREWQWRVAGGYSLRNLQPFRHLVERSQPEDGGGDPPAPPVLSRAQEQSGEAR; this is translated from the coding sequence ATGTCATCGCAGGCGCACACCGACGCTGCCGCGGCGGTCGAGGCCGCAGTCGCCGACGCCGGCCTCGAGGCCGAACGCCCCCGCCCGGACGCGTTCCTCGTCACCCTGCCGGGGCAGCGCAAGCTCAAGACGCTGGTGTGGTTGAACATCGGCGAGCACAGCATGCTGCTGAAGACGTTCTTCTGCCGCCAGCCGGACGAGAACCACGCCGGGTTCTACCAGTGGCTGATGCGCAAGAACGCGGACATGTACGGGATGGCGTTCTCCGCCGACGAGGTCGGCGACGTGTACCTGGTCGGCCGGATCCCGCTGGCGGCGGTCACCGCCGAGGAGGTGGACCGGCTGCTGGGCTGCGCGCTGACCTACTCCGACGAGAACTTCAATACCGCCCTGGAGCTGGGGTTCGCCTCCTCCATCCGCCGGGAGTGGCAGTGGCGGGTGGCCGGCGGCTACAGCCTGCGCAACCTGCAGCCGTTCCGCCACCTCGTGGAACGGTCCCAGCCGGAGGACGGGGGCGGGGATCCCCCGGCACCCCCCGTGCTGTCGCGCGCGCAGGAGCAGTCCGGCGAGGCGCGGTGA